The window TCGGGGCGGCTGAGGTCATCCAGGGTGACGCGGTAGGTCCGGTTGTCGGGGAACGGGACGTAGCGCTGGGGGTGGCCGAAGTTGGCGTAGAGGTCGAGGCAGTGGCCGACGTCGCAGGCGATGACGAGCGGCGGGACGGGCTCGCCCACGCCGTCGAGGTCGAGGTTGCGGGCGTAGCGCTCGGCCTGGCGCTTGGCGGCGGCGAGGGTCCGGTCCCAGGCGGGCGTGCCGCGCTTGCCGTGGCCCGCCGAGCGCGACTTGCCCTTCCCTTTGGCGCGCGCGGCGTTCTCGGCGTCGACGCCCTGCTTGGTCTCCAGGACGAAGCAGCCGCGCTTGTAGAGGTCGATGCGGCCGGTCCCGGCGTCGGCGGCGTCTTGGAAGTCGACGGGCCGCTCGAACACGTAGCCGTCGCGGGCGGGGTCCTTGGTGGCGGGCTCGGGGCCAGACACGGCGAGGAGCGCCGCCAGCTCGATGAGGAACGGCTGGGCGTTGGCGAGCTCGGCGGCCTGGGCGGGCCGCCAGCGCTCGATGAACGCGTCGAGCGCGTCGGGGTCGATGTCGTCGGGACCGTCTTGTACTTGCATTGCGGCTTGGGATGGACCGTCAAGCTACCGGCGGAGCCCCCGACGACCCCGGCGGACCCGGTGCGTGTAGGGCTTAAGCGCCGAGCGATGACGGCCGAACCTAACCGACCAATCGCCCCTCATTCTCATGCGCCTCTCCCTCGCCCTCCTCACTCTCGCACTGGCGACCTCCGGCTGCGCTGGCCTCGCCGAAGCCCTCGACGAGGCGTTCCCGACCTACA is drawn from Rubrivirga sp. SAORIC476 and contains these coding sequences:
- a CDS encoding type IIL restriction-modification enzyme MmeI, with the protein product MQVQDGPDDIDPDALDAFIERWRPAQAAELANAQPFLIELAALLAVSGPEPATKDPARDGYVFERPVDFQDAADAGTGRIDLYKRGCFVLETKQGVDAENAARAKGKGKSRSAGHGKRGTPAWDRTLAAAKRQAERYARNLDLDGVGEPVPPLVIACDVGHCLDLYANFGHPQRYVPFPDNRTYRVTLDDLSRPEIRERLRLAWTDPEALDPARRQAAVTREADRPMTVEAVSQRFKRAPRAAVADLLDTLATLGQARWADTGYAA